ATCAGCGGCAGCTTGTAGTTGCCGAACCCGTGGTCGGTGATCGAGTATCCCTGGGCCAGCTCGGCCAGGCTCGACCATTGCGCCGGCCAGTGCACGGCGGCGATGGCGACGAGGGTCACGACGATCAGTGAGGCCGAGGCGAAGCGGGTCGCCAGGCCCAGCAGTAGCAGGACCGGTGCGATCAGCTCGGCCCACATTGACACCTGCCAGTCGAAGCCGGCGGAGAAGTGGTTGAAGGGGAAGGGGAAGCTGGCGTGGATCTGTTCGAACCAGTTGTCGCCGTGCCATTTCTC
This Pseudomonas sp. ATCC 13867 DNA region includes the following protein-coding sequences:
- a CDS encoding HvfX family Cu-binding RiPP maturation protein, with amino-acid sequence MILLTLNPLKTAFDQLDRLATWSWDIPLRLFLAWEFFESGLEKWHGDNWFEQIHASFPFPFNHFSAGFDWQVSMWAELIAPVLLLLGLATRFASASLIVVTLVAIAAVHWPAQWSSLAELAQGYSITDHGFGNYKLPLIYLVALLPLLLKGSGALSVDGLARRFLGGSRID